The region atttcaaattttcgattctGCTTTACGATAAAAATTTTGtggtttcagatttcatattcagtttTCCAATTCAGAtctcggattcagatttcagattcagatttcagattcagatttcagattcagatttcagattcagatttcagattcagatttcagattcagatttcagattcagatttcagattcagatttcagattcagatttcagattcagatttcagattcagatttcagattcagatttcagattcagatttcagattcagatttcagattcagatttcagattcagatttcagattcagattcagatttcagattcagatttcagattcagatttcagattcagatttcagattcagatttcagattcagatttcagattcagatttcagattcagatttcagattcagatttcagattcagatttcagatttcagattcagatttcagattcagatttcagattcagatttcagattcagatttcagattcagatttcagattcagattttagattcagatttaagattcagatttcagattcaaatttcagattcagatttcagattcagatttcagattcagatttcagatttagatttcaaatttcggattcagattcagattttagattcagatttcaaatgtagatttgagattcagatttcagattcagatttcagattcaggtttcagcttcagatttcagattcagatttcagattaagatttcagattcagatttcagattcaaattcagatttcagattcagatttcagattcagatttcagattcagatttcagattcagatttcagattcagatttcagattcagatttcagattcagatttcagattcagatttcagattcagatttcagattcagatttcagattcagatttcagattcagatttcagattcagatttcagattcagatttcagatttcagattcagatttcagattcagatttcagattcagatttcagattcagattttagattcagatgtcagattcagatttcagattcagatttctgattcagatttcagattcagattcagatttcagattccgattcagatttcagattcagatttcagatttcagattcagatttcagattcagatttcagatttcagattaagatttcagattcagatttcagatttcagattcagatttcagattcagatttcagattcagatttcagattcagatttcagattcagatttcagattcagatttcagattccgattttagattcagatttctgattcacatttctgattcagatttcaagttcagattcctgattcagattccagattcagatttcagattcaaattcagatttcagatttcagattcagattttaaatgcagaattcagattcagattcagatttcatatttcagattcagattccagattccaaattcagattcagatttcatattcagatttcagattcagatctcagattgagatttttgattcaaatttcagtttcagaattttaattttgtttccatATCCAGAGATaaggtaaaaaatttaaaaattatgttccttGCTTAAATCGTCTCtatgaacatttttcaattttttttttggaaagagcataaattttattcaaaaaatcggAACAAGTAAATGACTCGTAAACTCAAAGGTGCAAGATAGCGAAGCAAGTATGTAGTTGAAAAAACCAGAAGCAAGTATCAACGTAAAAAGAAATGCTGGCGATAAGAACTCCGCATCTGACCGGATATTGAAGATACCTCAACAATTAGATAGCTTTTTCAAACGGCTCACGAACATAACATCTTGGCTACTTTTCACTTCACAACGATTAACAATCCCGAACATAAATCACAGATAAAATTAACACCGCCGAGTCGGACAATCTACGATTTGTTAATTCATCCTTCTGCCAGCTTCAGTCTTCCCGATTCAATCATTGTTCGTCATCATTCCATTTCGACCCCGCGTTCGATACAATTTTGGACACCGCGCGCCGCCATTCACGACGTTCCGGTCCGGTTCTGCTCTGTTTGCCCGTAACTGGAGAAACAGCTAGTAGCAGGATTCTCCGATGgtattcagtgttttttttttgctgctgctgctttgtAATAACCAATTCCGCGAATTCTAACTGGTGGAACGACACACACTTTCTGATGGTGTTTTTCTTTATTGCACTTCTGGCGACTCCTCCCACGAAGAATAAACTACATATTATACGGTTTCGGGACACATTCGCCTATGGTGGATCCCCCGGCCGGTCGGAATTCGGACTTGTTCCGGATTAGCCTTGAGGAAAACAACAGAAATGGACACTCAAAATACAAGCACAAGGTCCCGATTGGAACGCAACGCAATCGGATGCCGCGACGGAACTTTAtcgtgttttatttatttaattaaccGCTCACACTAAACAGCAGAAACGAGCAGCGATTCGCGATGATCAACAAGCGCTGCTGAGATTTtgctttgttttatttttgtttgattttctgtcTGACAActgatgatgattttttgtttgtttttcgaaacaaaactgTTGCCTGCTAGCACCAGCTatgcattttgtttatttttttagagctggtgcTAGCCTCACTCAGACAGAACTAGAACGGTTCAACtcttaaattcgtttttttttaaataattaatggGAGCAAAATGAGCAACGCAAGTTTTTCAAGGTTTCACTTAAAAAGTGAGTTGAAAGAGAATTTTAACTGATGTCATCGCTACAGAccaatttattattcaaacttaaGCAAGTGTActgatttattacaaaaaaaaaaacatcgacaaACAAAAGCTGTGTAAATGAACGTTACCTTTAAAATGTCTTCAACTTATTTCCGGAATTTTAGACATTCAAACCATTCAACcataaatgttaacaaaatAAACTTGTAAATGTATTCttcgaactttttatttcaCATAAAAGCAGTGATACAGATTTTTGGGTTCCTTATCCTAACTACGGCTAAGCAAATCGATATAAACTGGCTGGCTGAGATCCCTGATTCAATTCACATGTTCCCGTTTCAGTTGCCAAGCGCCAATAGCATAACGGAACCAAATAAAGATCAAATCTCGACCCATCTGCAGCCAGGACCAAAACGGTGTCAACTTGGACCCCTCGATCTCGGTCCAATTTACCGCTATCTCATCGATTGGAATGTTGTACGATTGTGCAATAAACAGTAGCTCCACGTCGAAAGCCCAACGCTCCACGTGCATTACTGCAAATACTTTCCGAGCTGCTGACCGGGTCAAAAGTTTGAAACCGCATTGGGTGTCCCGAATTCGCTTAACGGCAAACGTCCACACCAGAAAGTGGAAACCATGCATCAACACGGTTCGGAAAAATGTTCTTTGTGCCGTTGCTTCCTGCTCCAAATGAGCACGAGATCCAATCGAAATTGCATCCTGGTTGTGGTTTCCTTTGCTCAATTTCTTCAAACTGACTTCAACCTTGCCAAAATCGGCAAACTTTGTAGCACCATCAGCATCGGCAAACAGCAGATTCCTTCCTCGTGCACTGAGCATTCCCATTCGAACTGCACCTCCCTTGCCGCGATTTTCTACCAGCGCTAGGACCCGCATTTTATCCACCCCGATCTTGGCACAGTATTTCATGGCCACATCAACCGTGCCGTCTCTGCTTCCGTCGCTGACAACGATTACCTCGTAGCTGAAAGCCTTGTCCGTTTTTCGACGCTCCTCCAAATATTCGAAACACTCGTCCAGCATCTTCGGCACTAAAACAGAAACAAACCTTAGCTACAtcgattcaattaaaattatgatGTTGATAACTTACATCGTTTCTCCTCGTCGAAGGCCGGAACGATAACGCTCAGCTCCAGGGTGGGTTCATCCTGCAGTGAGGGAAACTCTTCTTGTTCTCCGGTGGCTGGGTTTCTGTAGTAGCGTTCCTCTTTTCGACGTTTTATGACCGGGAAGGGTGTGGTCGTAATTTTTAGTATAATTCCtgtctgttaaaaaaaaagatgtgtacttaattttccaagtaaaaaatggcaaattggCGAAATGATATTGGAAGATAACAaacgaaatcaaatttataaaaaaaagtttaaaggcTTTTCAGAGTATTTGGCTGATCTCGAGAACCCGTATGATtcttaataatttaataataaaattttattgaaatggtagttgaatttttgaaattttgaacaggATTACATTATACTGCCTTCTCAAATGTTGGGCTGGCTTTTGCGAATACAAGAGCGTTAGCACAAGCTACGCAATTCATTTTCCTTTTAGAAAAACATGAGCGagcgaaaatttttatttttggtttttaaaccAAACTTTCAGGAATGCATGAATTTTACATGAAACCAATGCTAATGGAATATCTTATCACTAGAGGGAAAAATTAACTTGGGAcacaattgaataaataaaaaacttacCACTATCAGCAGGAAGAAAATGAATCCAGATCCGAAGAGCAGGGCCAGTTGCACATATTCCGTAACCAACATTATAATCTGCCTTTGATTGTAGAAACCTCACCAATCCTAAATCTATTACACTTTTCCCTAGTAAAAACACACAAAAGCAGCGTGGTTTAgagaaaatttaacattatttaccgGCGAAACAGCAACCACGTATCAAAAATCCTACGCGAGCGAGCCTCCAAATGCTGATTCCCGGACTCTGGCAGGCAGGCGCTGAATCAAAACATAAGAACGTCAACATCGACACATCGACATCCCAGCAGTCATCATCAGTGAAAAACGCAAGAATTAAGATGATTTTGGTAGATACTAGAAGATAAAGATAGGCAAGTTATTTATGAGTTATAAAAGcataaattagtttttttttatctttattatagagatttaACAAACAATTCGTTAAACAAATAACTCTCTTTCAggaaacataatattttttcttcttcgacaGGATCGTTTGATAGGGCATTTCTTAATGATGTATCAATTTGGTAGGTGTCTCTGGGTCCTTGAAACTCGGGACATTCGATAATTATATGTGAGTCTTATTTTGCATACGTCGCATATCCTTTCTGATCCACCTGATATATAATGGCGATGAGTGCTTCTGGTGTGCTCCACCCGAAGCCTTGATAAAAACACCTGTTCTTTTCTGTTCTCCCTGCGTTCCATTTCCTGGGATCACCTTTACATAAATTAGTTGATCTAAGGTGTAAAAGATTGCATCTTTTGCCTGCAGCGCATGATTTCGGTTGAAACTAATCTACAAAAggcatcctagtttttgttatcattttttttttgcaaaccaaCTTTTTctaattcccaaaaaaaaggTGGACTTGGATTGGATTTCCTATTTTTGCTGATCGATATTTCCAATGTtggcgtaatttttttttcttttccagacCAATTTTTGAGCAGTTGCAAAATTATACTGCTTCGGCTATCCAAATTGGTTACAACCGGGGTATTTTTGCTTCTCTACGAAATGTTCGTTACCGGAACTGAGAGTACATTTTTTCTTGGTGTGTTCATTTTGCAGACAATTTCTACACTCGAAGAAGTCCAAAGTTGAGGAATTCCGGTATAACTTTGCTGCTGGTATACAATGTATTCTCGATCTAATTTTATGTGCCTAATTTTAAGGTACGTAACACGATTTATGAGAAGACAATTCGTTTTGTATCTCCACAGGTTTCCTCCAGTCCGTCGATTTCATTTTCTGTAACACTTGTGTATAGTTCTCTGATTTATACCTTACCTCGAATATTACTTACGTAccaggagtgttttttttttctaagtaagCCACTCATCGCTCCAAAAAATGcctacaggaaaaaaagattttctttaaGTTTCTGATTAAAAGATTATAAGTAATATTAGAGTTGTTCATGAATATTTTGGGGATCTATCTATGTTTGATGTTGCACCGACATTTCCTAACACATTTCAATCAGAATTTTACATTCGATCTCTGTTGATTCGAacagattatttttatttgatttctatAACAAACAAACGtctaaaaattaattcataaaCAGAAGAATAATCTGTTAAAATGTTTGAAGGACATTAACTATGAAAGCATCGATAATATTTAGAAGTGGCATTGAAAGAAATTAATCAGTAACCATCTAAAAGTGGTTTAAAACAAATAGTATTTTCTctatggaaattcaaaaaaaaaaaaatcaaatcagtcCAGAGGCTGCACCCCGAAGCGGAACCGGAGTACCCCGTTCGGGTAGTATCCGGCGTCGCTGAGCAGCCGCTTCCGGTCCATGAAACAGTGCCACCCGTAGCCGGCATCCAGGGTGTCAAACGAACTCTCGGTCGTCTGCATCACGTTCTGGTTCGGATCATCGTGGAACAGCTCGATGAAATAGCGGCACTTGGTGCGGGACCCCTTGCGCAGCACTATGAACACTTTAAGGTTGGTATCCGGAACGGTGACGTCGAAGGGATAAACGCGTAGGACCCAGTGCCGATCCAAGCGGTCCATCAAAATTGCCGAATGGTGGGCTTCGGTGTTCCGTTTAGGAGCTTTCGCCAGATTCAAGTTGAACTGCATAATGTAGAATTTGCTGAAATTGTGAaagttttgataattatttttcttaacaaaTACATATTTGGAATCTATACCAATTAAAATAGCAATCCGTAACCAAGAGTTTCTTTTCGAGTACTTCTAATCTGGCTTTCATGTCTCGGTTTTGCTGCTTGAGGAACCGATTTTCGGTTATGGCGTTCAAAGGACGAAGACCGATCTTGATGACCAGCTCGTTTCCGTTATCGAGGAAGCCATTGGCCTCGAGGAAATCGCTGGTCACGATCGATTCCTCCTTGATGTCCCCTTTAAGGGTGAACGTTCGAGTGATCGTTTTGCGAATATCCGGATGCGGAATCAGTACCAACAGCTTGTACGGATAGTAGGTAAAGTGTTGGTCTCCCTCGTTGGGAACCACTTTGACAAAAAGTGATTGCTTCTTACGCAGAAACACGTTCCACTGCACATCGTAGGCTGTGGTTATGTGCTGCGGCCAACCGCAAACGGGCTTGTCGAAGCCGGCCAGCGTGTATGTTTGCATCTGGTATGAGGGCACCAGCTCACTGAAATTCAACAAAGGTAATGTGTAATCCAATACTGTACAAATCATAagcattcaaaaaatatttaccacCCGATATCTTCGAACTCCATCGGCGTAAAAGTTGGCACGGCACAGCTTTCGATTATTTCGTCACACTGCCGGTTTACAAGGTGCTGCTTCCGGAAGAACTCATCTGGGACCAGTTGGTTGATCATTCCCTGCAACTCCAGGTTCAGTTTGCGCTTCTTAGCCGGAAGGTCCATTTTTTCCAGCAGTTTGCGCTTCCTATCGGCGGTCATTTTTTCGACACTTTGTTTGGCTCCGCTGCAAATCGCTTCCACCTCATCCAGGATGGCCTGCTCAGCATCCTGtagaatttccaaatttttctcgCTCTGCAGTACTTCATCCTGCAAGCCTACTACGGAGTTTTCCAACGCGGCCAACTTGTTCTCGGTTTCGGATCGCCGTTCCCGGTAAACCGTTTCAACTAAGTCAATTTGATGTCTCATGTGGGATGATCCCACCAAGAAGCAATCGGAACAAATGCGCTGTTCGCAATTAAGGCAGAACAGCCGCAACTCTTTGCTGTGCAGATCACACAgttcaaaattaaacatttggAACCGAGGTTCCTGCAAAACAGTTTGAATGTCAATACTTTCTACGGAATCGGGTTTTTCGGAGTCCTTGTTTTCCAAGTTAGGAATTCCTTCAACTGGCTCCGGGAAAACATCACGTTTTTCAGGGACCTCTTCCGGTTCTCGGTCTTTGCCACTTTCGGATACATTCAAGGAATCATTAGGTTGCGTAACGCATGACTTTTCAGCGTCGCCATCCGGATTCTCTTGAACTGAACATTCACCAAATTGTGATTTTCCGATTTGTTGATCAGAGGAAGCTTCCAGCTTCACCTGAATGTTTCCTAATGAAAGGAagcaatacgaaaaaaaaaacaaaatttggtacaTTTGAAACGCCAAGCAAATAAGCTTACCTTCGACAGCCAGTTCCTCCATCTCATCCTTTGATTTCTTCACCTGTCCCACAGAAATCCGACAAGCAACGCACACCCTGCATTCGCTGTACGCAAATAGACGCAGCTCCGAGTTTCCCGGCAACCCGAAGCAAGGCCCGCAGCAGCAATTGGCGCACTCAGTGCAAGCCACCGATAGCGGGACAAACCGGCCGCACTCGGTGCAGCACGCAATCGGAACCAGGGACATGTTTCGCATTGCCAGGCACACTTTTTGCATCAATTCTTTAAATCCGAAACGTCCGCAACGCGAAATTACCCTCAAACACGTGCCACCAACCGACGAAAACAAGCgcatttttttcgctttttttttgaatttgtgaaCACTGCAAATCAACAATACTCAAACGTGAAATGTCCGACACCCCAAATGAAGTTTTGTGCAACTTTCAGCAGATTTGATACTTTCGCCAACACCCAAATTTGCAGCGAAACATTAACGGAAAGGAATGTATACCATGTTTTATCTTTTCAAAGCATTCTTTCAGCTCTGCAAAACAGCCAATTAAGCCATTTCTATCGACAAACGGGCATCAGAAAGAAGAACAAGGTTATTActgaggtaatttttttacattgaaatattttagtgTAAAAGCATGGATTATGTCGATAGTacaacaacatttaaaaaaaatacaaaatcattttcGTATTCAtatgaaagtattttttaacAGCAATCCAAAATGCTCATAATGTTTGAATCATTATTTAAGATTTGTAAACGATTAAAAATTCTAGTTAAGTTGCTTAGTTCTTAAATTTGGTTAATTGTCTTTTCGCTAGTTTGAGGGGTAAATTGATCAAACTTGAATAATCGATAAACAGCGTGTTTCTTTTCTTAAATACAGGCAACTTTGCATTTACCCAAAGTTTCATACTTTGTATACCTTGCTGGGAAAAGAATCTGGAAATACTTCTTCAAGGGGTAAGTTGAATAATTCTGATGCGTAACAAGTATTATCAAACATGCAGTCAATAATTTTCAAGTTTCGGACTGCTTTGTATCGAATTACATCTAAAAGTTCGTTTTAAAATATCGTAAACATCATAGAACCTGAATGaaatacaaattatttttaaatgatgacATATTTTCTTTAGGCAtaaaaggggccgttcagataccacgtggacaacttagggggggtggggggttatggaaatgtccacgtttgtccacggagaggggggtaggggtttgggtgatgtccacgtggacatacttacgttcaaaatattttcgaaaggtgaataaaaattgagatgcttcaatcaaaatcttcaaatttacaaagcttttcaattaaagtttaaacaattagtagccacttgaaagcaagggataaatataataattttaaaatttaaatttttttaattttttttttttaagaaatgcttattcgtttatttttttcaaaattagctGTTGGGATTGAAACACGACGCGTGTGGCTTTTACGATAGGTTCTTTATTAATGATCATCTTCTTGTTCTCTCTAGTTACACTCGCATATAATGAAGGATCAGTGTTGCCAAGCTATCACAACAttagccatttcaataacaaaaaggcaaaaagtggtgttttctaactgtcaaatcagatttagagaaaaaacaatttcaaatctgtccacgtggacatccggggagggggggaggggtttgccaaatgtccacgcttgtccacggagggggaggagggggtcaaaaatttcatttttctgtccacgtggtatctgaacggccccaaatATGATCtaattgtttaaaagtttttctgtttcaaaacatttaattcAGTTTGataatgtttgcattttttgagGAAGTCAAGTACCAAGACTTGTACAGAATGGGTTCATCGCTAGTCACTTGCGAAGATCACTTTATTGTAAACGTGAAATAATCCATCTATGcagtatttaaaaactttcCATATGAAAAGCTTTGTtgagatttcagaaaaaaaaacaaagacctaattgaatcaaagcaataaaACCGTTTgaatgtcatatttttatttgtcgGTATTTATTCATTGATTAATTACAAATTAACTACAGCTTGAGTTCGGTATTGTCTAcactaaatgaaaaatatatccttaATTTACAGTTTCAACATCTATCTACAACATTGGTTAGGGCTC is a window of Uranotaenia lowii strain MFRU-FL unplaced genomic scaffold, ASM2978415v1 HiC_scaffold_264, whole genome shotgun sequence DNA encoding:
- the LOC129759754 gene encoding dolichyl-phosphate beta-glucosyltransferase yields the protein MLVTEYVQLALLFGSGFIFFLLIVTGIILKITTTPFPVIKRRKEERYYRNPATGEQEEFPSLQDEPTLELSVIVPAFDEEKRLPKMLDECFEYLEERRKTDKAFSYEVIVVSDGSRDGTVDVAMKYCAKIGVDKMRVLALVENRGKGGAVRMGMLSARGRNLLFADADGATKFADFGKVEVSLKKLSKGNHNQDAISIGSRAHLEQEATAQRTFFRTVLMHGFHFLVWTFAVKRIRDTQCGFKLLTRSAARKVFAVMHVERWAFDVELLFIAQSYNIPIDEIAVNWTEIEGSKLTPFWSWLQMGRDLIFIWFRYAIGAWQLKREHVN
- the LOC129759757 gene encoding uncharacterized protein LOC129759757; protein product: MRLFSSVGGTCLRVISRCGRFGFKELMQKVCLAMRNMSLVPIACCTECGRFVPLSVACTECANCCCGPCFGLPGNSELRLFAYSECRVCVACRISVGQVKKSKDEMEELAVEGNIQVKLEASSDQQIGKSQFGECSVQENPDGDAEKSCVTQPNDSLNVSESGKDREPEEVPEKRDVFPEPVEGIPNLENKDSEKPDSVESIDIQTVLQEPRFQMFNFELCDLHSKELRLFCLNCEQRICSDCFLVGSSHMRHQIDLVETVYRERRSETENKLAALENSVVGLQDEVLQSEKNLEILQDAEQAILDEVEAICSGAKQSVEKMTADRKRKLLEKMDLPAKKRKLNLELQGMINQLVPDEFFRKQHLVNRQCDEIIESCAVPTFTPMEFEDIGCELVPSYQMQTYTLAGFDKPVCGWPQHITTAYDVQWNVFLRKKQSLFVKVVPNEGDQHFTYYPYKLLVLIPHPDIRKTITRTFTLKGDIKEESIVTSDFLEANGFLDNGNELVIKIGLRPLNAITENRFLKQQNRDMKARLEVLEKKLLVTDCYFNCKFYIMQFNLNLAKAPKRNTEAHHSAILMDRLDRHWVLRVYPFDVTVPDTNLKVFIVLRKGSRTKCRYFIELFHDDPNQNVMQTTESSFDTLDAGYGWHCFMDRKRLLSDAGYYPNGVLRFRFGVQPLD